ACCCGGGATGATCTCGCTTTTCCCCGGCCGCCGCCGTTTTTCGGACCTGTCTGAGCGGGAGATCCTCGCCCTCGCCGTCTCGTCGGAGGAAGACGACGCGCGCATCTACACGGAATATGCCGAGGCACTGCGTGGCGAGTATCCCGACACGGCCAAGGTGTTCGAGAGCATGGCGGCGCAGGAGCGCGGCCACCAGACGAGCCTCACCCGCGAATATGAGAGGCGCTACGGCGGCACCGTGCCGCTGATCCGCCGCGAGAGCATCGCCGGCTATTACAGCCGCCGGCCGGTCTGGGCGGTGGTGAACCTCGGCATCGAGCGCATCCGCGCCGAGGTGGGGCGGATGGAGGACGAATCCGCCGGCTTCTATCTGAAGGCGCAGCAGAAGGCGTCCGATCCCGGCACGCGCAAGCTGCTGGAAAACCTCTATCAGGTGGAACTGCAGCACGAGGAGATCGCGGGCAACCTCGCCGATCGCTATCTGCCGGCCGACAAGAAGAAGGAAGAGGACGACAAGGCCCGTCGCCAGTTCCTGCTCACCTTTGTGCAGCCGGGCCTCGCCGGCCTCATGGACGGCTCGGTCTCGACGCTGGCCCCCATCTTCGCCACCGCCTTCGCCACGCAGAATTCCCACACCACGTTGCTCGTCGGCCTCGCCGCGGCGGTGGGCGCGGGCATCTCCATGGGCTTCACCGAGGCGCTCCACGACGACGGCGTCATCTCCGGCCGCGGCTCGCCGCTGAAGCGCGGCCTCTCCTCCGGCATCATGACGGCGGTGGGCGGCCTCGGCCACGCTCTGCCCTACATCATCCCCGAATTCTGGACCGCGACGGCCATCGCCATCATCGTCGTGTTCGTCGAGCTGTGGGCCATCGCCTTCATCCAGAACCGCTACATGGAGACGCCCTTCTGGCGCTCCGTGTTCCAGGTGGTGCTGGGCGGCGCGCTGGTGCTCGCGGCGGGCATCTTCATCGGCGGCAGCTGACGCGCTTGCTTGAGATCATGTTCCGCCGCGCCGGGGCATGAGAGGCTTCCTGCCATCGCGGGAGGCTCCTCATGCGCGCCATGGTCCTGAAACAGACGGGCGGTCCCCTCGTCGCCGAGGAGCGGCCCGACCCGGTGCCCGGTCCGGGCGAGGTGGTGATCCGCGTCGGCGCCTGCGGCGTCTGCCGCACCGATTTGCATGTGGTGGACGGCGAGCTGCCGCAGACGCTGCTGCCCGTCATCCCCGGCCATGAGATCGTCGGGCGCGTTGCGGCGCTGGGCGCCGGCGTCTCGCACCTCACTATGGGCGAGCGCGTGGGCGTCGGCTGGCTCGGCCGGGCCTGCGGATGCTGCTCCTACTGCGAAGAGGGCGCGGAGAACCTGTGCGACGCGCCGGTCTTCACCGGCTGCACCCGCGACGGCGGCTTCGCCAGCCACACGGTGGCGGATGCACGCTTCGTCTATCCCCTCGGCGAAGAGGGCGAGGACATCGCGCTGGCGCCCCTGCTCTGCGCCGGGCTCATCGGCTGGCGCACGCTGAAGATGGCGGGCGAGGGCCGGCGCATCGGCCTCTATGGCTTCGGCGCCGCCGCCCACATCATCGCCCAGGTGGCGCGCTGGCAGGGGCGGGAGATCTACGCCTTCACCCGGCCCGGCGATATGCGGGCGCAGGATTTCGCCCGAACGCTCGGTGCCGTCTATGCCGGCGGC
The nucleotide sequence above comes from Xanthobacter flavus. Encoded proteins:
- a CDS encoding zinc-dependent alcohol dehydrogenase family protein codes for the protein MRAMVLKQTGGPLVAEERPDPVPGPGEVVIRVGACGVCRTDLHVVDGELPQTLLPVIPGHEIVGRVAALGAGVSHLTMGERVGVGWLGRACGCCSYCEEGAENLCDAPVFTGCTRDGGFASHTVADARFVYPLGEEGEDIALAPLLCAGLIGWRTLKMAGEGRRIGLYGFGAAAHIIAQVARWQGREIYAFTRPGDMRAQDFARTLGAVYAGGSDAPAPEPLDAALIFAPAGELVPQALKAVRKGGRVVCGGIHMSDIPAFPYRWLWEERKILSVANLTRADAREFLAMAPQAGVTTHVTPYPLSEANRALDDLRGGRLEGAAVLVP
- the mbfA gene encoding iron exporter MbfA; translation: MISLFPGRRRFSDLSEREILALAVSSEEDDARIYTEYAEALRGEYPDTAKVFESMAAQERGHQTSLTREYERRYGGTVPLIRRESIAGYYSRRPVWAVVNLGIERIRAEVGRMEDESAGFYLKAQQKASDPGTRKLLENLYQVELQHEEIAGNLADRYLPADKKKEEDDKARRQFLLTFVQPGLAGLMDGSVSTLAPIFATAFATQNSHTTLLVGLAAAVGAGISMGFTEALHDDGVISGRGSPLKRGLSSGIMTAVGGLGHALPYIIPEFWTATAIAIIVVFVELWAIAFIQNRYMETPFWRSVFQVVLGGALVLAAGIFIGGS